A stretch of Solenopsis invicta isolate M01_SB chromosome 9, UNIL_Sinv_3.0, whole genome shotgun sequence DNA encodes these proteins:
- the LOC120358713 gene encoding fatty acid synthase-like, whose translation MNIFLQPHPVLASSVLAEKNKSDDGNKTDLVTTVVNVLGIKDVVSINLNITLSDLGMNSLIGTEIKQTLERNYDIVLSVQEIHALTITTLQKLSSTDSE comes from the coding sequence ATGAATATATTCCTTCAACCGCATCCAGTGCTGGCTTCTTCGGTGTtagctgaaaaaaataaatctgacGATGGCAACAAGACTGATCTCGTCACAACCGTTGTCAATGTTTTAGGAATTAAAGACGTTGTTTCGATTAATCTTAATATTACCTTAAGCGACTTAGGTATGAATTCGTTAATAGGAACAGAGATAAAACAGACTCTTGAGAGGAATTATGACATCGTATTATCGGTGCAAGAAATCCATGCTTTAACCATTACGACACTGCAAAAATTATCTTCGACGGATAGCGAATAA
- the LOC105202180 gene encoding fatty acid synthase-like, translating to MAAQLESVNSTMTRESVIENEIPYSDSNIVITGISGRLPESTNIDEFKKNLMNNIDMVTDDERRWTRGLYGLPARSAKIKDLSHFDATFFGINSKQAHAMDPQLRLMLEATYEAIIDAGINPTTVRGSRTGVFVGISFTGSDEFWLRDPEFINGYNLLGKSKFMFANRVSYAFDFTGPSYTLDTACSSSLYATHQAVNAIRAGECDAAIVGGLNLVLTPNVSLQIMKLNTLSQDGKCKTFDISANGYVRAEAVVAIYLQKAKNARRVYATVVRTKTNSDGYKSKSILYPNGEKQYELMRDIYTEAGINPADISYVEAHGTGTKVGDRVEVTSIDKLFCKDRKTPLLIGSVKSNMGHSEPASGLCSIAKILIAMEAGVIPANLHFNTPNPDIPALKEGRIRVVNKATPWNGGFIGINSFGIGGTNAHIILMNNTKNKLKPSSPLNITKILPKLVAVSGRTKESVYTLLNNAQEHRNDDEFLSLLRIIHNNAIFGHDFRGYEILTINGTREVTEITSSKERRPIWFVFSGIGTQWAGMGRQLFGIETFQRSLRQCAVALAPYGIDLMTIIMNATDKMIEEVINSFVTVTAMQIALVDVLTSIGISPDGIVGHSTGELACAYADGAFTLKQTVLAAYYIGKAIVESKLESGAMAAVGFSWEEARKMCPPNIIPACHNSKDLVMISGPTESLQQFIETLKSNDIFVKILKSLGFAFHTNYIASAEPKLHAFLDKVIPNPKQRSARWISSSIPESAWGSPLAQTSSSAYHVNNLLSPVLFQEAMAHIPENAITIEIAPDCLLQTILGRSLPPTVTYIGLHKRDHSDNLAFLLSNVGKMYNAGGQPDILKLYPPISFPVGRGTPMIGPLIKWDHSTAWDVPKFTQTSNHSAKHIINP from the exons ATGGCTGCTCAGTTAGAAAGTGTCAACAGTACCATGACGCGGGAGTCTGTGATTGAAAATGAAATACCGTACTCCGATAGTAACATTGTCATTACGGGGATATCAG GCCGTCTGCCCGAGTCAACTAATATCgatgagtttaaaaaaaatttaatgaacaaCATAGATATGGTGACAGACGACGAGCGGCGTTGGACAAGAGGACTTTATGGGCTTCCAGCCAGATCTGCCAAGATAAAAGACCTCAGCCACTTTGATGCCACTTTTTTTGGAATTAATTCCAAACAGGCACATGCAATGGATCCACAGCTTCGTTTAATGTTAGAAGCAACCTATGAAGCCATAATCGACGCTGGTATTAATCCTACGACCGTGAGAGGATCGCGTACCGGTGTATTCGTCGGTATCTCTTTCACGGGATCAGATGAATTTTGGTTGAGAGATCCAGAATTCATAAATG GATACAATCTACTCGGCAAATCCAAATTTATGTTTGCTAACAGAGTTTCCTATGCATTTGACTTTACTGGACCTAGTTACACATTAGATACAGCTTGTTCCTCCTCCTTGTATGCCACACATCAAGCTGTAAACGCAATACGTGCCGGCGAGTGCGATGCTGCAATTGTCGGTGGACTGAATCTCGTATTGACACCGAATGTCTCACTGCagattatgaaattaaatacgCTGTCCCAAGATGGCAAATGCAAAACATTTGACATATCGGCTAACGGTTACGTGAGGGCTGAAGCGGTGGTGGCAATATATTTGCAGAAAGCAAAGAATGCGCGTCGAGTGTATGCGACAGTAGTTCGAACAAAGACAAATTCAGACGGCTACAAATCCAAAAGTATTTTGTATCCCAATGGTGAAAAGCAATATGAATTGATGCGTGATATTTATACAGAGGCAGGAATTAATCCCGCGGATATAAGTTACGTGGAAGCTCACGGAACCGGAACTAAAGTAGGAGATAGGGTAGAAGTAACTTCGATCGACAAATTGTTCTGCAAAGACCGGAAGACTCCTTTACTAATAGGCTCAGTTAAATCCAACATGGGTCACTCGGAACCGGCCAGTGGATTATGCTCGATCGCCAAGATATTAATCGCGATGGAAGCAGGCGTGATACCGGCCAATTTGCACTTTAATACACCGAATCCAGATATTCCTGCCTTAAAGGAAGGACGCATTCGGGTGGTCAACAAGGCCACACCGTGGAACGGTGGTTTTATAGGTATTAACTCGTTTGGCATAGGTGGCACAAATGCACACATTATCCTTATGaacaatacaaaaaacaaaCTAAAACCGTCATCGCCATTGAACATTACCAAAATATTACCGAAGTTGGTTGCTGTATCAGGTCGAACGAAAGAAAGTGTGTacactttattaaataatgcgCAAGAGCATCGTAATGACGATGAGTTTCTCTCGTTGTTACGAATAATTCACAATAATGCTATTTTCGGGCATGACTTTCGTGGCTACGAAATACTTACCATCAATGGTACACGTGAAGTGACTGAGATAACGAGCTCTAAAGAGAGGCGTCCAATTTGGTTCGTATTTTCCGGTATAGGCACGCAATGGGCGGGCATGGGACGTCAATTGTTCGGCATTGAAACTTTTCAACGTAGTTTGCGACAGTGCGCGGTCGCTTTGGCACCCTATGGCATCGATCTCATGACTATTATTATGAACGCCACTGACAAAATGATCGAAGaagtaataaattcttttgtgACTGTCACAGCTATGCAGATCGCTCTTGTAGATGTTTTAACGTCGATAGGTATATCGCCGGATGGTATAGTCGGACATTCCACTGGAGAACTAGCGTGTGCATATGCTGACGGTGCGTTTACATTAAAGCAAACCGTCTTAGCGGCTTACTATATAGGTAAGGCAATCGTAGAGTCCAAGTTAGAATCGGGCGCTATGGCGGCAGTTGGTTTCAGTTGGGAGGAAGCCAGAAAGATGTGCCCACCAAATATCATTCCAGCTTGTCACAACTCTAAGGATTTAGTCATGATTTCCGGTCCGACTGAGTCCCTGCAACAATTTATAGAAACTCTAAAGAGCAACGATATCTTCGTCAAGATATTGAAAAGTCTCGGCTTCGCATTTCACACCAATTATATCGCCTCGGCCGAGCCTAAGCTACATGCTTTTCTCGACAAAGTAATCCCGAATCCGAAGCAAAGATCAGCCAGATGGATTTCCAGTTCCATCCCCGAGTCTGCATGGGGCAGTCCACTCGCGCAAACTAGCTCGTCTGCGTATCACGTAAATAATTTACTCTCTCCAGTACTCTTCCAAGAAGCGATGGCGCATATTCCAGAGAACGCGATAACAATCGAAATTGCGCCGGACTGTTTGCTACAAACAATTTTGGGCAGATCGTTACCACCAACCGTAACCTATATTGGTCTTCACAAACGAGATCATTCGGACAACTTGGCCTTTCTACTGTCTAATGTGGGTAAAATGTATAATGCTGGTGGGCAACctgatatcttaaaattatatccGCCGATAAGTTTTCCGGTCGGTAGAGGAACACCGATGATCGGGCCGTTAATCAAGTGGGACCATTCCACCGCATGGGATGTGCCTAAATTCACTCAGACATCAAACCACTCGGCAAAGCAtataattaacccttaa